In Ischnura elegans chromosome 6, ioIscEleg1.1, whole genome shotgun sequence, one genomic interval encodes:
- the LOC124160846 gene encoding mRNA export factor GLE1 codes for MGSSTEEKAENNVADSENKPVGMQSNASYQIEFKDLDHDNQEISFSKFCEILNDMEFNETCERKDEVERLSVVEHITQVSEENVGKDSISLANDGESGVTFDSTGDSEIHESILKQEENIEEQFAFPSEEFIGIKPQNFNNQVFEFDDETQDEEDIFHQNQSAFSSIKDESELSVSQKSQYKHLMHHKWSNSRLPAYNGLNSEYGLTAEMLEERKRKAEIIRQKLWEKKKKEEEIKEQKKKENDESFRDWLRKKEAERKKSADEKKNYEFVYDHEEAENAFQAWLKRKAKELRQQKKQNEAQKEYEMQLALRRTFEESQREFKRWLRTKVKKSSPPGKHKSCTFRSMRKSHKRYVVERDVHMKNTCKIYLGR; via the exons ATGGGTAGCTCAACTGAAGAAAAGGCAGAAAACAATGTGGCAGATTCAGAAAACAAACCTGTTGGCATGCAAAGTAATGCCTCATATCAAATTGAATTTAAGGATTTGGATCATGATAATcaggaaatttcattttccaaattctGTGAGATATTGAATGACATGGAGTTCAATGAAACCTGTGAAAGGAAAGACGAAGTCGAAAGACTTTCTGTGGTTGAACACATCACACAAGTATCTGAAGAAAATGTGGGCAAGGATAGCATTTCACTTGCCAATGATGGAGAGAGTGGAGTAACCTTCGACTCTACAGGTGACAGTGAAATACATGAAAGTATTTTAAAACAGGAGGAAAACATTGAGGAACAATTTGCATTTCCCTCAGAGGAATTCATTGGAATTAAGCCacaaaattttaacaatcaaGTATTTGAGTTTGATGATGAAACCCAAGATGAGGAAGATATTTTCCACCAAAACCAGTCTGCCTTTTCCTCAATTAAGGATGAAAGTGAATTAAGTGTATCGCAAAAATCCCAATATAAACACCTTATGCATCACAAGTGGAGCAATTCCAGATTGCCTGCATACAATGGACTTAACTCAGAGTATGGTCTCACAGCAGAGAtgttggaagaaagaaaaag AAAAGCTGAAATAATCCGACAAAAGTTGtgggagaagaaaaagaaagaagaggaaataaaagaacaaaagaaaaaggaaaatgatgaaaGTTTCAGAGATTGGCTAAGAAAAAAGGAAGCTGAAAGAAAGAAATCAGCTGAcgagaaaaaaaactatgaatttgTATACGATCATGAGGAAGCTGAGAATGCATTTCAAGCTTGGCTGAAACGCAAAGCTAAAGAATTAAGGCagcaaaaaaagcaaaatgaagctCAAAAGGAGTACGAGATGCAATTGGCACTTAGGCGAACATTTGAAGAGAGCCAAAGGGAATTTAAAAG ATGGCTTCGCACAAAAGTGAAGAAATCATCACCACCAGGAAAACATAAGAGTTGTACTTTCAGGAGTATGCGGAAATCACATAAAAGATATGTAGTGGAGAGAGATGTGCACATGAAAAACACATGCAAAATTTATCTTGGCCGCTGA